A genome region from Gossypium hirsutum isolate 1008001.06 chromosome A04, Gossypium_hirsutum_v2.1, whole genome shotgun sequence includes the following:
- the LOC121228266 gene encoding peroxidase 10, which yields MAHKLFFSHNIASFIPFLLVFHFIPVVVSQFPYGYSQLSYRFYDWSCPRLTNMVKYGVLAAYRSDTRIAASLLRLHFHDCFVNGCDGSVLLDDTDDMMGEKNAFPNRKSVRGFEVIDNIKEDVERFCPSTVSCVDILTLAAREAVVLAGGPSWPVMLGRRDGVTASQQAANEQLPSPFEPLENITAKFTSKGLDLKDVVVLSGAHTIGFAQCFTFKNRLFNFRGSGKPDPMLDSSTLTNLQTMCPNIDSSNTNLAPLDSGSMYRFDNKYYTNLVNNAGLLESDQVLMRDSKTAAMVNSYSMNSYLFWNDFGTSMAKLGNIGVLTGNKGQIRKKCGAVNV from the exons atGGCTCACAAACTCTTCTTCTCCCACAATATAGCTAGTTTTATCCCTTTTCTTTTAGTCTTCCACTTTATCCCCGTCGTGGTCTCACAGTTTCCATACGGATACAGTCAGCTGAGCTATCGTTTCTACGATTGGTCATGCCCTAGATTGACCAACATGGTTAAGTATGGCGTCTTGGCTGCTTATAGGAGCGATACCAGGATTGCTGCCTCCCTCCTTCGCTTGCACTTTCATGATTGTTTCGTTAAT GGTTGCGATGGATCGGTACTCCTCGACGACACTGATGACATGATGGGTGAGAAGAACGCTTTCCCGAACCGAAAGTCAGTTCGAGGGTTTGAAGTTATAGACAACATAAAAGAAGACGTCGAAAGGTTTTGCCCATCAACTGTTTCATGTGTCGATATATTGACTCTTGCAGCAAGGGAAGCTGTTGTCCTG GCAGGAGGGCCGTCGTGGCCAGTAATGTTAGGGCGACGAGATGGGGTAACCGCAAGTCAACAAGCAGCTAATGAGCAATTGCCATCACCTTTTGAGCCTTTGGAAAATATTACTGCAAAATTCACATCCAAGGGTCTTGACCTTAAGGATGTTGTTGTCCTTTCAG GAGCTCATACCATAGGTTTCGCTCAATGTTTCACCTTCAAAAATAGACTCTTCAACTTTCGAGGCTCAGGTAAACCGGACCCTATGCTCGACTCTTCAACACTCACCAATTTGCAAACCATGTGCCCAAACATTGACTCCTCGAACACCAACCTTGCCCCGCTCGACTCGGGTAGCATGTACAGGTTCGACAACAAGTACTACACGAACCTTGTGAACAATGCTGGGCTTCTCGAATCCGATCAAGTCCTGATGCGAGACTCGAAGACCGCTGCGATGGTTAATTCCTATAGCATGAACTCTTACCTTTTCTGGAATGATTTCGGGACATCAATGGCTAAGCTTGGGAACATTGGTGTTCTTACTGGGAATAAGGGACAAATTAGAAAGAAGTGTGGGGCAGTTAACGTatga